One Takifugu rubripes chromosome 2, fTakRub1.2, whole genome shotgun sequence genomic region harbors:
- the impg1b gene encoding interphotoreceptor matrix proteoglycan 1 has product MLLKVGLFLTLCVFVLQSSQAKDVSNHGLPGLRDVKYRHFLDVSKPARHVAARFNHRPKRSPVFGSGVKVCPQDTMKEVISSHRTYYKLRVCQEAIWEAFRIFFDRVPNSEEYRAWVYACQHQNLCMDDLAQNFSSSQEHQDVVARRVAEGGGLEGFATSGPGRECNWMQTELTTNAAAITEDPDAKKEKNEEYIVEFRVTIVDPEYSKLLRDPDGSQYNDIKEELTAKLSRVLEKVPGFKEIRVLGFRLEDVSVRYAVVFNGETELGDDPDIPQGPDKERDEDANAPKLKYIIVKALKQDPLLPLDIQTLSFETVATIYPADQFGREDIISEDTIVETLGEIVPPTQSFFPTVAAIQNSLESLHKLETHTFLPYIPNILPEVTPAATEASLSGLWEQPEGTAEEPADVRTLETVTGQGPGGETEQEEHLTAEPDLGAPVGQTEDSATPATQPKDETPSTLAETEAAVFTITEMSVAGSTAPASIPPALAAPAPTAPAPAAPSSKAPSHEDAVQGIKPETEVEPLPPPSEDGEDSEGRGHGGQSGVKPDVSLENSDIQEDVASNPNVMEANVNELQEEGSGSGLASESDEGPYESTAPPSLRQASTPLTNIVDNNQELVVFFSLRVTNIMFSDDLFNKSSPEYKSLENTFLELLLPYLQSNLTGFKQLEILNFRNGSVVVNSRMKLDKPVPYNVTQAVHCVLEDFCSAASKRLDIEIDSRSLEVEPADQADPCKLLACNEFSRCVVNSWTAQAECLCDPGYSTVGGLPCQSTCEVQPDYCLNGGLCEIIPGHGATCRCPVGRYWHFHGERCNELVSLPVDPPLIAACLVGSLCLVCAVIGVLIFINKKCSSTRKTVAVVSPGSSTPPDPKG; this is encoded by the exons ATGCTCCTGAAGGTTGGACTGTTCCTcaccttgtgtgtgtttgtgctccaaTCAAGTCAAGCCAAAG ACGTCTCCAACCACGGTTTACCGGGACTCCGGGATGTAAAGTACCGACATTTCTTGGATGTCTCCAAACCAGCGAGGCACGTGGCGGCACGCTTTAACCACCGGCCGAAGAGGTCGCCAGTGTTTGGCTCAGGGGTCAAAGTGTGTCCCCAGGACACGATGAAGGAGGTCATCAGCAGCCATCGCACATATTACAAGCTGAGAG TTTGTCAGGAGGCGATTTGGGAAGCATTTAGAATTTTCTTCGACAGGGTCCCGAATTCTGAGGAATACAGAGCTTGGGTCTACGCCTGCCAGCACCAGAACCTGTGCATGGATGACCTGGCGCAGAACTTCAGTAGCTCCCAGGAGCACCAGGACGTGGTGGCCAGA AGAGTAGCCGAAGGAGGCGGCCTCGAAGG GTTTGCTACTTCAGGGCCAGGAAGAGAAT GCAACTGGATGCAAACAGAGCTTACAACCAACGCTGCTGCA ATCACGGAAGACCCCGAcgccaaaaaagagaaaaacgaGGAGTACATTGTTGAATTCAGGGTCACCATCGTGGACCCCGAGTACAGCAAGCTGCTTCGTGATCCCGATGGGTCACAATACAACGACATTAAGGAAGAACTCACTGCCAAG CTAAGTCGTGTACTCGAAAAAGTCCCAGGCTTCAAGGAGATCCGTGTTTTGGGATTTCG CTTGGAGGACGTGTCTGTACGTTATGCTGTGGTCTTTAACGGAGAGACCGAGCTTGGCGATGATCCCGACATTCCGCAGGGGCCAGACAAGGAAAGGGACGAGGACGCTAATGCCCCAAAACTGAAATACATCATTGTCAAGGCCTTGAAACAGGATCCGCTGCTGCCGTTGGACATTCAGACGCTCAGTTTTGAGACCG TAGCCACAATCTATCCTGCGGATCAGTTTGGTCGGGAGGACATCATATCTGAGGACACCATTGTAGAAACACTCGGGGAGATTGTTCCGCCCACTCAAAGTTTCTTCCCCACTGTGGCGGCGATACAGAACTCTTTAGAAAGTCTCCAcaaactggaaacacacacttttttgcCTTACATCCCGAACATCCTCCCAGAGGTCACCCCTGCTGCCACAGAGGCTTCTTTATCGGGACTGTGGGAACAGCCCGAGGGGACTGCAGAGGAACCCGCTGATGTAAGAACACTGGAAACTGTCACAGGACAGGGTCCCGGAGGTGAGACTGAACAGGAAGAGCACCTGACTGCAG AACCTGATCTTGGAGCTCCTGTGGGGCAAACTGAGGACTCGGCGACTCCAGCCACCCAACCAAAAGATGAAACTCCGTCCACGCTTGCTGAGACCGAGGCTGCGGTTTTTACCATTACTGAGATGTCAGTCGCAGGATCTACAGCACCAGCCTCAATACCCCCGGCCttggcagctccagctccaacagctccagccccagcagcCCCCTCTTCGAAGGCACCATCTCACGAAGACGCTGTCCAAGGCATTAAACCAGAAACAGAAGTGGAGCCTCTGCCGCCGCCTTCAGAGGATGGCGAGGACTCCGAGGGCCGAGGCCATGGAGGGCAGAGTGGAGTTAAGCCTGACGTATCGCTGGAGAACTCAGACATTCAGGAGGACGTTGCTTCCAATCCCAACGTGATGGAGGCAAATGTGAACGAACTTCAGGAGGAAGGGAGTGGTAGCGGCTTGGCCTCGGAGTCTGACGAGGGTCCCTATGAATCCACCGCTCCTCCATCTTTGCGACAAGCCAGCACTCCTCTCACCAACATAGTGGATAACAACCAAGAGTTAGTGGTTTTCTTTAGCTTAAGGGTCACTAACATAATGTTTTCTGATGACCTGTTCAACAAGAGCTCGCCAGAATATAAATCACTGGAGAATACCTTTCTGGAGCTG CTTCTGCCGTATCTGCAGTCCAATCTGACCGGATTCAAGCAGCTGGAAATCCTCAACTTCAGGAATGGCAGCGTGGTGGTGAACAGCAGGATGAAGCTGGACAAGCCGGTTCCGTATAACGTCACCCAGGCGGTCCACTGTGTACTCGAGGACTTCTGCAGCGCCGCCTCCAAGCGGCTCGACATTGAGATCGACAGTCGGTCTTTGGAAGTCGAACCAG ccgacCAGGCGGACCCCTGCAAGTTACTGGCGTGCAACGAGTTCTCCCGCTGCGTGGTGAACAGCTGGACGGCGCAGGCGGAGTGTCTGTGTGACCCGGGCTACAGCACCGTGGGGGGGCTGCCCTGCCAGAGCACCTGCGAGGTGCAGCCCGACTACTGCCTGAATGGAGGCCTGTGTGAGATCATCCCCGGGCACGGAGCCACCTGCAG GTGTCCCGTCGGCAGATACTGGCACTTCCACGGCGAGCGCTGCAACGAGCTGGTGTCGCTGCCCGTGGACCCCCCGCTGATCGCGGCCTGCCTCGTGGGCAGCCTCTGTCTGGTCTGCGCCGTCATCGGCGTTTTAATCTTCATCAACAAGAAGTGCTCAAGCACCAGAAAGACCGTCGCCGTGGT ATCCCCCGGCAGCTCTACACCACCAGATCCGAAAGGTTAA